One Elaeis guineensis isolate ETL-2024a chromosome 10, EG11, whole genome shotgun sequence genomic window carries:
- the LOC140852207 gene encoding uncharacterized protein: protein MRRRGRYAGVQFQFSQTEAGTSSSAQQSEASSAAQHSEPYPSSSAQHDPPVHQPDDEIHVQDGSGRVRPRRGPTVVRDVWQMREGERIVVECNQLGQPIKKAACLLTSFLGTVARRPQLCPLGYAKWNDMLPTYKVELLRVIESKFVLPPSTHDFVMKSLNRKWKEYRAQLKKDYMRQGMTEEEVARNCPPDVPPHQWMELVHYWFSERAQTYSAIGRAARAAQSVPHTSGSKSYARLRQEFEDEHGREPGQVEFYRMTHTHQDGTFVRDESRDLYERATSLIAERDDESAASTQQSRIETKVFTELMGPERYDRQPALSKDSCFFGHFRCNLCFKLKEVLIAFPP from the exons atgcgtcgcaggggacgatatgctggtgtgcagttccagttttcacagacagaggccggtacgtcttcttcagcacagcagtctgaggccagttcagctgcacagcattctgagccctatccttcatcatcagcacagcacgatcctcctgttcatcagccagatgatgagatacacgtgcagg acggatccgggagagtacgccccagacgcggacccacagtagtacgagatgtgtggcagatgcgtgagggcgagaggattgttgtggagtgcaatcagctaggtcagccaattaagaaagctgcctgcttattgacttcatttttggggactgttgctcggaggcctcagctatgtccgttgggctatgcaaaatggaatgacatgcttccaacgtacaaagttgagctcctccgagttatagag agcaagtttgttctccctccatccactcatgattttgtaatgaagtctctcaaccgcaaatggaaagaatatagagcgcaattgaagaaggactatatgagacagggtatgacagaggaggaggttgctaggaattgtcctcctgatgtaccccctcatcagtggatggagttggttcattattggttctccgagagggcacag acttattctgctattggtagagctgcacgagcagctcagtctgttcctcatacatcggggtcgaagagttatgcacgactccgacaggagttt gaggatgagcatgggagggaacccggacaagtggagttttaccggatgactcatactcatcaggatggtacttttgttcgagatgagtcgagagatttatat gagagggctacatctctcattgcggagcgtgacgacgagtccgcagcatctacgcagcagagccgtatcgagaccAAGgtcttcacagagttgatgggaccagagcgctacgaccga CAACCAGCTCTCAGCAAGGATAGCTGCTTCTTTGGCCATTTTCGCTGCAACCTTTGCTTCAAACTTAAAGAAGTGTTGATTGCGTTCCCACCATAG